In one Rutidosis leptorrhynchoides isolate AG116_Rl617_1_P2 chromosome 8, CSIRO_AGI_Rlap_v1, whole genome shotgun sequence genomic region, the following are encoded:
- the LOC139863957 gene encoding dof zinc finger protein DOF5.7-like yields MLSHNIASKVANKDEGQSASSNGSGGRKTSSLRPPVEIPKCPRCDSPNTKFCYYNNYSLSQPRHFCKSCRRYWTKGGALRNVPVGGSCRKNKKNKSGSSRFFVGESSSKLGASSNIGGMKFYGLSNLDSQLGGLNYDPRVNLDPLSINPSLINLDPLGYSYPFSSSHIVVKQGDVHYQQQQQNLSGVGPASFHGIGTSNFASSIESLCSLNQDLHWKMQQERKKEVVLEPQAQKLQPILFQNLDTSKQGQSYMDCDSRKDIKGGNGLATEWFFDNSYTHSNLNRATATNSDSGNDQNGRVNKWNGIQTWNQLNKFSSIM; encoded by the coding sequence ATGTTGTCTCACAACATAGCATCAAAAGTGGCTAATAAAGATGAAGGCCAAAGCGCGTCTAGTAATGGAAGTGGTGGGCGAAAGACATCTTCGTTGAGGCCGCCCGTTGAAATCCCTAAGTGCCCAAGATGTGATTCGCCCAATACAAAGTTTTGCTACTACAATAATTATAGCCTCTCCCAGCCTAGACACTTCTGCAAGTCATGTAGAAGATACTGGACTAAAGGTGGGGCCCTTCGCAACGTCCCTGTAGGGGGTAGTTGTAGGAAGAACAAAAAGAATAAATCCGGTTCCTCAAGGTTTTTCGTAGGAGAGTCTTCTTCCAAATTAGGCGCGTCTTCAAATATTGGAGGAATGAAGTTTTATGGTCTTTCTAACTTGGATTCTCAGCTTGGTGGGTTAAACTATGATCCTAGAGTAAATCTTGATCCATTAAGCATAAATCCTTCCTTAATAAATCTTGATCCATTAGGGTATAGTTACCCATTTTCATCATCTCATATTGTAGTGAAACAAGGAGATGTTCATTATCAACAGCAACAACAAAACCTAAGTGGGGTGGGGCCGGCAAGTTTTCATGGAATTGGTACAAGTAATTTTGCTTCTTCAATTGAATCTTTGTGTTCTTTAAACCAAGATTTGCATTGGAAGATGCAGCAAGAACGGAAAAAAGAAGTTGTTCTTGAACCACAAGCTCAAAAGCTACAACCTATTTTGTTTCAGAATCTTGACACGTCGAAACAAGGACAATCTTATATGGATTGTGATTCAAGAAAAGATATCAAAGGTGGCAATGGTTTGGCTACTGAGTGGTTCTTTGATAACAGTTACACACATTCAAATCTGAATCGGGCGACTGCAACAAATAGCGACAGTGGGAATGATCAAAACGGAAGGGTAAACAAGTGGAATGGGATTCAAACTTGGAATCAGTTGAACAAGTTCAGTTCAATTATGTAG